From Terriglobales bacterium:
CGGGTCCTGCGGGCCGAAGAAGGTATCGGTGTCACGCTCGCTTGAAGCATTGTCTTTATTCTGGGACACGGTGTAGCTGCTGAATAACTGCCAGCGCTGAGCAAAGCTCTTGCGCGCACTTACGACAAACTCGTGGTAGTTGGAATGGCTGAAGCTCGCGAGTTCAGAAGTACCGAAACCAACCGCCGCAATAGTAGGATCCGCGCCGGTAAAGGGCACGACAATGGCACGACCGAATTGATCATAGTGGTCCACCACGACGTTTCGTGCCCACTGCGTGGTGCTGAATCCCCCTGTGCGCAAGTGGTCGGAATGGGAGTAGGCATATGTAGCACCCAAGGTCCAAGTGGCAATGCGCTGCTCAACCCCCACTGTAAGATTCGAGACGCGCGGGTTTTTGAACGCCGGATCAACGTAAGTTATTCCCGGCGGTCCAATGGTTGCAATCAGAGGATCGTTCGGCTGCAAGGCTGAAGGGTATAAGTTCGGGAAACCACCCGGAGGCGCGCACGCGGGAGGCGCACCCCCGAAGCAGAAAAGGGTTGAGGTCTTCTCACCGCCCGAAGTTGGAAAAAAGATTGTGGGGGTCTGGGCGTAGTACAGTCCCCACGCAGCACGTAGTACGGTCAGCTTATCTTGAGGTCCGAAACTGTATGCCGCGCCAACACGGGGCCCAAACTGCGTGTAATCGTTAGGCACGTTTTGCGGAACTGGGGCCAGGTGACTCCCGCCGGGCCCAATCGGACCAATGCCAATGTAAACCTGCTGGCCGGGAGTCCGGGTCTGTGGTTGCGGATTTTTGGAGCCGTCCCAGCGCAGACCATAAGTGAGTGTGAAGTGGTTGCTGACTTGCCACTTGTCCTGCCAGTACAGACCGATGCCTATCTGATGGGTAGGGGCTAATGGAGCTGCTTGAAAGATATTCTTCCCGTTTAAGCCGAACCCTTGGATGAATCCGAAAGGCTTGCGCGCTTCGAAGTCCTCGAGTGTGCCGAAAAGATAAGTGCCGCGAGACCAGCCGGCGAAAGTATCTTTCCGGTCGAAGAAAATGTCCGCATCGCCGCCAAACTTAATGTCGTGCTTTCCAAACACATAGTCGAAATTGTCTTGCGCTTGAAGTTTGCCGTTATCTCCGTTGATGGGCAAAAAGAATCGCTGTCCGAAATTGCCGGTGTCAGCGATTTGCACTTCGGTTGCATTGCCGTTGGGATGGCGCGGCCGGGTTTCGCCCGACAGCAACAACTTGACCTCGTTCACCTTGTTGTTGCCGAGCACACTATTCAACGTGAAAACCGAGTTCACGCCCTGGTTGTGAAAGTTCTCGGTGTTGTCAAAGGCTGCGCTAACCTCATTTTGGCCGCGACCTCCGGTAAACCCGCTGGTATGGTTTCGGGTGAAGAAGGCGCGTGCGCTGAAGTGGTGTTTGTTATTGATCTGATAATCGTAATGCCCCAGCACCGAGAAGAGGTTTTGAAATTGGGTGTGGGCGCCTTCCAGCGACGCCAAATCGGCTATGCCCAACTCGGGTACTGCAACTCCGCTAACATTGCGAGCAAACTTGGTGATCAGCGGTCCGTGCTGCTGTTGGCGATCTACGGCCAGAAACATGAACTGGCGGTCCTTCTTAAT
This genomic window contains:
- a CDS encoding carboxypeptidase regulatory-like domain-containing protein, with the translated sequence MRLPGACVFFALICTCLLMGQTLERGDVHGTVLDPAHAVIPNAKVTLSSSSTGFQRNVVTDAAGHYNFPQVPPGEYQLLAESPSFTTTKVSSILLHVGGSLDIDINMPVKGTSEEVNVTATAVDVNQAGISELINSQSVSSLPLSGRDYRDLAQLTPSAQVVPGLRGGIRLGGQQSDYTGIAIDGGDSFNNSFGEFFGSLETKNFTIPLDAVQEFQVVTNGFAPEFGRSTGGLLNVVTKSGTNDVHGSAHYYMRHKNLTANDALNNPSNVTWQHQFGASIGFPIKKDRQFMFLAVDRQQQHGPLITKFARNVSGVAVPELGIADLASLEGAHTQFQNLFSVLGHYDYQINNKHHFSARAFFTRNHTSGFTGGRGQNEVSAAFDNTENFHNQGVNSVFTLNSVLGNNKVNEVKLLLSGETRPRHPNGNATEVQIADTGNFGQRFFLPINGDNGKLQAQDNFDYVFGKHDIKFGGDADIFFDRKDTFAGWSRGTYLFGTLEDFEARKPFGFIQGFGLNGKNIFQAAPLAPTHQIGIGLYWQDKWQVSNHFTLTYGLRWDGSKNPQPQTRTPGQQVYIGIGPIGPGGSHLAPVPQNVPNDYTQFGPRVGAAYSFGPQDKLTVLRAAWGLYYAQTPTIFFPTSGGEKTSTLFCFGGAPPACAPPGGFPNLYPSALQPNDPLIATIGPPGITYVDPAFKNPRVSNLTVGVEQRIATWTLGATYAYSHSDHLRTGGFSTTQWARNVVVDHYDQFGRAIVVPFTGADPTIAAVGFGTSELASFSHSNYHEFVVSARKSFAQRWQLFSSYTVSQNKDNASSERDTDTFFGPQDPFNINLDYGTNGLDIRHQFKSAVVVTLPYGFTLSDSIQVRSGLPYPAYSLDDINNDAVANQVAFNDRPVVTPASGKAFLLPRYPARQPNFFQTDFRVEKNLKFSERYNLDLLADMFNLTNHGNLFSNPNNSAFVPSALTAVPQPSATYRKLDQISPGSLPFAVQLGLRLNF